The following nucleotide sequence is from Kineobactrum salinum.
GTTGTAAAAACCAACGACTTGAGATACAAAGCACCCCGCACGTAACCTCCAGCACAAGGCTCCCTTAGATGCGCTATTTAACCGCATTACTGGCCCTGTTGGTGTCCATAGGCGGCTTTGCCGCGGATACTCAGCGCCCGCAATTCACCTTTACCGCAATACCCGACCAGAATGAAGCCGAACTGATGCGGCGCTTCGAACAGGTTGCCCACTACCTTTCCGGACAACTGGGGGTGAACGCCAGGTATATTCCGGTCAAGAGTTACCCGGCAGCAATTACTGCCTTCAGAAACAATCAGGTTCAGCTGGCCTGGTTTGGCGGACTTTCCGGGGTTCAGGCGCGCAGGATGGTGCCAGGTTCCGAAGCCATTGCCCAGGGCTATGAGGACCAGTTTTTCAAGACTTATTTTATCGCCCACAAGAGCGCCGGCATCACCCCGGGCGATGAGCTGCCACAGGCCATTGCCGGCAAGACCTTCACCTTCGGCTCAAAGGGCTCCACATCCGGGCGGCTGATGCCGGAGTTCCATATTCGGAAGGTTTTTGGCAAAGCGCCGGCGCAGGTATTCTCCCGGGTGGGGTTCAGCGGCGATCACAGCCGGACCATTGCGCTGGTGCAATCTGGTGCCTTCGAGATTGGTGCACTTAATTATGCGGTCTGGGACAAAGCCGTCGTGCAGGGAGACGTGGATACGAACCAGGTATCAGTTATCTGGACCACGCCGGAATACGCCGACTACCAGTGGACGGTGCGAGGTGATATCGATGAACACTTCGGAGCCGGCTTCAAGGAACAGTTGGGCCGCGCATTACTGGCCATTGATGACAAGAGAATACTGGAAAGCTTCTCCAGGTCCGGCTTTGTTCCAGCTGACAACGATGTCTATCAGGCGATCAAACAAACCGCACAGGATATCGGCCTGCTCGACGACTTCTGATGAGCCTGCTGCTCGAGCTGAAAGACTGCCGGCTAAACTATCCGAGCAACGTCAAAGGCGAAGACGACAAACTGGCCCTGGCCATAGATCACCTGAGCATCCGGGCAGGGGATCGTATCGCCCTGCTTGGCAAAAGCGGCGCCGGCAAGAGCACACTGTTGCGCCATATCCGCAGCCAGTTGAGTGACCGGGCCAGCTGGTGTCCTCAAGACGCTTCGCTGGTGCCGCAGCTCAAGGTTTTTCACAATATTTGCTCAGGTGCCCTGGATCGCCATTCAGGTTTTGTAAACCTGAAGAACCTGCTGCTGCCCTCATCGCGTTTCAAGGCCGAGGTCGCTGCCCTGGCTGAACCGCTGGGAATTTCAGCATGGCTCTGGACCAAGGCCGATGAACTCTCCGGCGGCCAGCAGCAGAGAGTCGCCATCGCCCGAGCGCTCTATCAGCAAAAACCCATCCTGCTGGCCGACGAGCCGGTGTCAGCGCTGGACAAGTTGCAGGGACAGAGGATTCTCGAACTTCTCGCGAGTCGTCACGGCACCTCGGTGATTGCCATGCATAACGCGGAGCTGGTTTTGGCAGTATGCAACCGGGTGATCGGACTGAAGGACCAGCGGATACTGCTGGACTGTCGCGTCGATCAGCTCGGTGCCGAAGCCATCAGGCAACTGTATCAGTGATGCTCTTTTTCAAGCGCTTTCGCCAGCAGCGACGCAGCCTGAGAAGACTCACCTTCCATTTTGTAGCAATTGCCCTCTTCTGTCTGATATTTGCTGATATCGATATCAGCACCCGAAGCCCGGGCCACGAATTGTGGCTGATGGCGCAGGGGCTGGTAACGCCCCGGATTGATGATTCCCGGCAATGGCTGGATGCCGTCATCTACACCCTGACCTTCTCGCTGCAAGGCGTCATCCTGGCCGCCGGCCTCGGTTTCATTCTGGCAGTGTTCTACCATCTGGCATGGGTGCGGGTACTTGCCGCCAGCCTGCGCTCGGTACACGAGGTCTTCTGGGCGCTGATATTCATACAAGTCCTTGGCATTTCCACCCTGGCGGGTGTACTCGCAATTATGCTGCCCTTCGGTGGAACCATGGCCAAGGTCTACGGCGAGCAGCTGGAGGAAGTGGACCCCTCCCCTGCCAACGCAGCGTCGCCGGGTGGGAGCACAAGCCTCAGTCACTTCTTCTACACCAGACTGCCGCTGGCCTTCCACGCGATGCGCAACTACACCGCCTATCGGATGGAGTGCGCCATCCGCTCCTCCGTGGTGCTGGGTTTTATCGGCCTGCCCACGCTGGGCTTTCATCTGGAAACCGCGTTGCGCGCCGGCGACTACTCCTCGGCAAGCGCCCAGTTGCTCACCCTGCTGGCACTGGTGTACTCGCTGCGATTCTGGTTCCGGGCGAAATGGCTCTGGATCCTGGTGCCGGTGGCCTTTGTCGCCAGACCGCCCTATGGGCAGTGGAACACCGCCAACCTGGGCCAGTTTCTGCGGGACTGTGTGCCGGCGCCGCTGCGACAGGACTGGCCCGCGGAGAAAACCCTGAGCTGGCTGCTGGGACTCGGTGAACAAATCGCCTCCGGGGTCTGGAATACTGTCGTGCTGGCGCAGATCGTGCTGGTGCTGACCGGTATTTTTGCCCTGCTCGGTTCCACCCTGAATTCCCCGCACTTTGCCGCAGGCATGTCGAGAAGGGTCGGTGACGGCGTCCTGTTGATCCTGAGATCCCTGCCCGATTACCTGTTGAACTTTATCGGCCTGATTGTACTGGGGCCCTCCATGCTACCGGCCATAATAGCGATGACGCTGCACAACGGCGCCATCATCGGGCACCTGCTGGGTGCGCACAGCAGCGCAATCGAACCGGCCGTCGTCCCGTCCGGCCCGCTCAGCCGCTTCGTCTACTACTATGTTCCGACCCTGTATCAGCGTTTTCTGGCTTACTGCTTTTACCGCTGGGAAATTATCATTCGCGAAACCGCCATGCTGGGTATCCTCGGCATCCCCACCCTGGGCTTCTATATCGACTCCGCGTTTGAGTTTCTGCGCTTTGATGTTGCCATGATACTGATTGCCGTCAGCGCCGGCATGACGCTTTCAGCAGATTGCTTCTCGAGAAAACTCAGGCAGCAGTTCCTGCGGTACGGCCAGGACCAAAAAGAACTGTAGTGAACAGCTCCATGGATGTTGGTGTTATCCTAGAAGCACCGGGCTCAGCATTCGATACAGGCTCATCGCAGTTTAGCTGTCAACAAAGATGCTCAACCGGTGCGGAGCGCAGATAGCGTTCGCTAAAGATATCCTCCGGCAGGCCGACATCCTAAGCCAGCGGGCTGTAGCGGACCAGGATCTTCGAGCCCGCCTGAAGGTTTTCCATGCTGCCCAGCACAGCTCATGGTGATCGGCATCGACGCTGCGGCCACTGACGTCCTCGTAACAGTAGTACGGACCAGGCACAGAGTAGCTTGTATCAACCCACTACCAGAATAGGCGCCTCGCTCTGACGATTGAGTTCCCGCAGAGCGGCTTCGCCCAGATCCACAGTAAAACTGGCAGGCAGCAGCATCAGATCCGCGTCAGTGCCCGACTGCAGCTTTCGTAACAGCTCGCCGGTGTCGGCGGTACTGATCCAGTAAACCCGGGCGCCGCTCTCTGACAGCGCAGATATAATACGGCTGGGAATCGCTTTATTGCCGTAGACCAGAATTCGGCGGGTCAGCCCGGCGGCCACCAGATCCTGTAGCAACAGGAAACAGCGGTCCGATGCCTGACAATTGTCATATACCCACTGGACAGCTTGCAGCGGCGCCCCTCCCTGAGCCATACCAGTCCGGCGGCGGGTCTTCTTGACCGCCGGCAAAAACAGGTCCCGCCGCCTCTCAAGGACGACCTGAAAAGAAAAGTGCTCCGATGTCTCCTCCATCCTGAAGGAGACCTTGCGCGGCCGGACCCGCTGTTCCAGAAAGTCCGCTATCAAGGCGCTTTTCTGTCGCTGCAACTGATCGAGGCTCGCCGAGGCCAGCTCCCGCTCCTCTCCCGAAGCCGTCACAATCTCCGTGGTGAAGGGTAGCCGGGCCACTTCCCGCAGCAGTTCGTCGCTTATCAGGCGTGCGTTGATTCCGGCCTTCAACCTCTCCGCCAGCAGGATCGCCGCATCCAGTGAGGTATGACGGACCCGCTGAGGATCGATGACAATATATATTTCCCGTTCCGGGATATCGTTACTCATCGTCGCCTCTGCCAGGCTGATCGTCGTGTTCGGAACTGGAAAAATTCTTGCGTTTGGCTGTCCAGTCGTCAAGACAGGCCATCACCTTGCCATTGATACTGCCCTTCGGATAATTGCCCTCGGTATCCTTTTCTCCGGCCGGCGTACCGAGAAGAATCTCCAGGGCCTCGTCAATGTACTCCACCGCATAGATGGCAAACTGCCTTTCCCTCGCGGCAGCGACCACATCTTCCCGCAGCATGAGATGTTTGCGATTGGCCGAAGGGATGATAACTCCCTGCTTGCCGTTGAGGCCGCGGGCGCTGCAAATGTCAAAAAAGCCCTCGACTTTTTCGTTGACGCCACCGATAGCCTGGACCTGACCCAACTGATTGACGGACCCTGTAGCCGCAAAATGCTGATACACCGGGATACGGGAGAGTGAGGAGATCAGCGCCGCCAGCTCCGCAACCGAAGCGCTATCGCCCTCCACGCCGCCATAGGACTGCTCAAATGCCAGGGTGGCCGCCAGGGAATGAGGTCTGTCCGCGGAATAGCGGCTGGCGAGAAAGGACGAGATGATCATCACACCCTTGGAGTGAATACGACCGCCGAGTTTGGCCTCCCGCTCGATATCAATTACGCCTCCGGATCCCAGTCGGGTCGTTGCCGTTATCCGGGTAGGTTTGCCAAAGGCATAATTGCCGAGCTGATAAACTGACAGGCCGTTGACCTGCGCAATTTTGGCACCCTCCGTGTCCACCAGCTGGATTTCCCGAAGAATATGTTCATGGGATCTTTCCCGCAGCTGGTCCACCCGAAAGATACCCGCTTCCACCGCCTTGCCGACGTCCGCCCTGGTGATGGTCTCGGCGTTATTTTGCCGGGCCAGGTAATCACTCTCCCGCAGCAGGTCACTGAGGCTTCCGATATGCAGTGAAAGTTTTTCGGCATCCTCAATATTCCGGGAGCACTGTTCGATCACCCGGGCCACGGCACCCCTTTCCAGCGGCAGTAACTGATGACGGGTCTGCAAGGTCTTTACCAGCCTGGCAAACAGGCGGACACTCTTTTCCTCGATGGCTGTGTCTTCCGACATGTCGGCCGCCACCTTGAACAATTGGCCGAACTCGGGATCGAACTGTTGCAGCAGGTAGTAGATGTGGCGGTCTCCGGTGAGAATGACCTTGGTATTCAGGGGAATGGGCTCCGGTTCCAGTTGGATGGTACTGGCGAAACTGAACATCTGCTCCAGGGACTGAATGCGAATTTCCCGGGCCTTTAGAATCCGCTTCAGCGCATCCCAGGCGAAGGGGTTGGTCAGCACCTTTGCCGCATCGAGCACCAGGTAGCCGCCATTGGCCTGGTGCAGGGCGCCGGGCTGGATCAGGTTGAAGTCAGTGATCAGTGTGCCGTATTGGGAAAGGTGTTCTATACGCCCCACCAGATTGATGAACGAGGGATTATCCTCGTGAACCACCGGGGCATATTTCTGCTCCGAATTGTCCACCAGCACATTGACACTGTAGTGACGGAATTCCCGTGCCTTGGTATGCGCCATCTCGGCGGGCAAGTCCCCCTCGCCCTCCGTCTGGCGAAATGCGTCGACATTTTCGATAACATTTGTCTTGACCGCTTCCAGATAATTGAGAACTTCCGGTAGCGATTCATATTTCAATTTGAGATCCTGAAACAGCTGGTCGATCACCAGCTTGCTGTACTCCCGGTTCAGGTCACGCATTTTTTCCCGCCCCTCTTTCACCCACTGGGGCAGCTGACGGACAATGGCTTTCAACTCTTCCTTGAGGGACTCGACTATCTCCATCTGGCGTTGTTTTTCCGCATCGGGCAGCGTCTCGAAATCCGCCGGGGAAAGAATCTTGTCGTCCCTGGTGGGTGCCAGGGTATAGCCGTTGGGGGTCTGAATCAGGGCCACGCCCTTGTCTTTGGCCTTCTCGCTCAACTCATTGAACGCCTCTTGTTCACGCTGAGTGTAGCGCTCCGCCAGATCCTGGACCTGGCTCTGGTACTCCTCGCTCTGGAAGGCAGCGGGAATACTGATCAGCAGATCTTCCACTGTGTGCAGCATATCTTCCCGGAATGCCCTGCCGGTACCGGCCGGCAACGCCAACATGATCGGCCTGTGGGGCTGGTCGAAATTGTTGACATAGCACCAGTCCAGCAAGCTGGACAGGGGCTCCCTGCCCTGATCCAGTATTTCCGCCAGCAGCTCATGTTTGCCCACGCCGGCGGACCCCAGAAGAAACATGTTATAACCGTCGTGGCGGATACCCATCCCGAACCGGAGCGCCTCCACTGCCCGATCCTGACCCAGGTGATCCGCCAGCGGTTCCAGCTCGTCGGTGGTGTCGAAACCCAGATCATCCAGGTTACAGGGCCGATAAAGCGCCTCGATCGCAAGTGGGTCGATTGACTTCGTGTGAGTGGAATCCATACTTTATTTCCAGTGCTTATAACGAGGTTTGTAATCAGACCGTGTAAATCCTGGGAACCGCCGATCAAGTCGCTGGCGCCTCAGGCTTTACCTTGCCGGGCGTGTCAAGGCAAAGCGCCGCAGAGCGGGCCTTTGGTGCACACTGGACTGCGTCGCAGCGCTCGTCAAGAACAACCACCTTGACCGTCATGATACAAGCAGTCCTTCAAGATGATAAAGTCAGGGTTGACCGGAAACCGGATATTCAGTGGAGAACCTCATGACGGCAGATAGCAGGCAGGTCATCTCCTTCGAGGAGGTCAATCGCAGCGCAACGGCACAGGTGGGCGGTAAAAATGCCTCCCTCGGCGAGATGGTGTGTCATCTGGAGGGACAAGGCGTCGCAGTACCACCAGGCTTTGCGACTACCTCTCACGCCTATTGGCAGTTTGTAGAACTGAACGAACTGAAACAGCCAATCATGGATGCACTCAAGGACATGCAAGAGGGCAAGGCAACACTTGCAGCGACAGGCACATTGCTGCGCCGGCTGTTCCTGAAAGGAACCTGGCCGGAAGACACTGCCCAGGCTATCCGGGACGCCTATGCCCAGCTCTGTGTTCGTATCGGCCGGGATGATGCCGATGTCGCCGTGCGCTCCAGCGCCACCGCCGAAGACCTGCCCGAGGCCAGCTTCGCCGGCCAGCAGGAAAGCTTCCTCAACATTCGAGGCGCGGACGCGCTGCTGGATGCCTGCCGCCAGTGTTATGCCTCACTGTTTACAGACCGGGCCATCAGTTACCGGGAAACAAAACACTTTGACCACCTGCAGGTAGCGCTTTCTGTGGGTGTTCAGGTCATGGTGCGTTCCGATACCGGCAGTGCCGGCGTCATCTTCACCATCGACCCCGAAACAGGTTTCGACAAGGTGGCAGTTATCGACGCGGCCTGGGGTTTGGGAGAAACCGTAGTGCAGGGGACGGTGGAACCGGATGAATACCAGGTTTTCAAGCCTCTGCTGACGAAAGACCAACTGGAGCCAATTATTGGAAAACGGCGCGGCGCCAAGGAACTGAAAATGGTATATGCCGAGGATGGCGTCAAGTCCACCCGGACGGTCCCCACCTCTCGCGCGGAACGCGAGGCCTTTGTCCTGGCCGACGCCGAAATTCTGCAATTGGGTCGCTGGGCCTGCATCATTGAAAAGCACTACGGCTGTCCCATGGATATCGAATGGGCCAAGGATGGGGAAACCTCTGAATTATTCATCGTGCAGGCACGCCCGGAAACCGTACAGTCCCGCAAGGTCGCGGGCAAATTTCTCAGCTACCGCCTGAAGAACAAGGGCAAAAAACTGGTCGCCGGCCTCAGCATCGGCGACGCGGCGGTCACCGGCAAAGTCTGCGTACTGGACAGCGCACAGGATATCGACCGCTTTGTCGATGGAGCCGTGCTGGTCACCGAAAATACCGATCCGGACTGGGTGCCCATCATGAAACGCGCGGCAGCCATTGTTACCGACCACGGTGGACGCACGTCTCATGCCGCCATTATAAGCCGCGAACTGGGGCTCCCCGCCGTGGTCGGCAGCGGCAATGCCAGCAAGGTGCTGAAGGATAACCAGGAAGTAACCGTGTCCTGCGCCGAAGGAGACAAAGGCTTTGTCTATGAGGGCTACGCCGAAGTGCTCACCGACGCCATCGATCCTTCCGACCTGCCCGTAACTCGCACCCGAATTATGCTCAACCTGGCCGATCCGGCATCCGCCCTGCACTGGTGGCGCCTGCCGGCGGACGGCGTAGGCCTGGCCAGGATGGAGTTCGTAGTGGGCAACCACATCAGAGTGCACCCCATGGCCCTGGTCAACTACGAGCAACTGGAGGACAGCGGGGTCAAGCGCCAGATTGATGAGCTGACCAAGGGTTATACAGAGAAGGCGGACTATTTCGTTGATCAACTGGCCCTGGGGCTGGCCCGTATCGCCGCCGCCCTGTACCCCGACCCTGTGATTGTCCGCATGAGCGACTTCAAGACCAACGAATACGCCAACCTGATCGGTGGCGCCGGCTTCGAACCTCACGAAGAGAACCCGATGCTGGGCTTCCGCGGCGCCTCCCGTTACTATTCCCCCCGCTACCGGGAGGGTTTCGCCCTCGAGTGCCGCGCTATCAAACGGTTGCGGGAAGCTATGGGCTTCACCAACGTCGTAATGATGATCCCCTTTTGCCGCTCCATATCAGAAGCTGACAAGGTGCTGGAGGTCATGACTGCCAACGGGCTGCAGCGCGGCAAAAATGGGCTTGAAGTCTATGTGATGTGCGAAATACCCTCCAATGTGATTCTTGCCGCCGACTTTGCCAAACGCTTTGACGGTTTTTCCATTGGTTCCAATGACCTGACCCAGCTGACGCTTGGAGTGGACCGGGACTCAGACGAGCTTGCGCACCTGTTCAGCGAAGAGGACAAGGCGGTCAAGTGGATGATCAGCCATGTGATCAAAGCCGCACACGAAGCCGGAACCAAGGTCGGCCTGTGCGGACAGGCACCCAGCGACCATCCCGAGTTCGCCACTTTCCTGGTGGAAAGCGGAATCGATTCGATATCCGTCACCCCCGACAGCTTTATCCGGGTCAAGCAAAAGGTCGCAGAGGCAGAGAAAAACGCTTAGTGGCCTGCAGCAAGCTGCTGACGGGTCATGCTGAAGGATAATTTGCTACGATGACGAATCACTGCCCCTCCCCGTTGCTTGCTTGCGACGGTGCTCGAGGAGCGCGAATGATTTCATCTGCCATTTTCAGATAGGCACTGCCCGTGCTTTGCACTGTATGGGTATCAGTTTGCTCCGAGGCGAGATGTACTTCCTCCAACATTGCAGCCAGCCCGTCAAGCTCCGACCGAATTTTGTTCAGGGCGTTTTCCAGGGTGTACGTCAGTTCGTGGATTTCAACCATCCGCCGTGGCGACAGGTCATTCTTATCCAGAATATCCCCCAGTTCTTTGTTGTGATCCCTGAAATTGAGCAGAGCGGCTGCCAGCGTTTCGGACGGTTTACCCTTGAAATGATCGGGGCGCTCCGAAGACAGGGCTGCCCCCGAAAAAACAGGGACAAGCACGATTGCTGTCATGACCAGCGCTAATTTTCTCATGAGCATGGTGGTTCTCCTGATGACTTGATAGGTATTAAATAGAATGCGAAAACGTCACTGGCCTCCCGCTCGGCAGCGCTCACTCCACCGACGCCAACACGAGCCGGCGGCATGCCGTTCCAAGTTGAGCGACCGATAGCAAAAGACAGCAAAGCCGATAGCCTTTCCACACCAGTAATGATAACGATAATCATTCTAATACATGACGGGGAACGAAAACAACCCCGGCCAAAGAACGAAATACCGGGGCGGGAAGCCCGGTCCCAAGCCCCGCGAGAGGAAAATATTTCCGGCTGTTGTCGATATCATCGTTTCACTCTCGACTATTGGACGACCACGCAATCGCAATACAATGAAACGCCTGATATATCTCTGCCTGATCTATGGCGAGAAGCCCTGATGGCTGCGATAGACCATATGACATCGACGAAAGGAGTAAACCATGCAAGTCCAGACCTACCTTTATTTCAACGGCTGCTGCGAGGAAGCGCTGGCCTTTTACCGCCAGCATCTGGAGGCGGAAGTGCTCATGTCCATGCGCTTCAGTGAAAGCCCCGTCCCCATGGAGGGCAGTGGCGAAGGCTGCACCGGCAATACCATGCCCCCGGGGTATGAAAACAAGATCATGCACTGCTGTTTTCGCATCGGCAAAACGGAAATCCTGGCTTCCGACGGCATGTGCACAGGTACACCGGATTTCCAGGGCTTTTCCCTCGCCCTGACCGTCGCCGACAAAGAGGAAGCGCAGCATAAGTTCGGCTTGCTCGCCGACGGCGGCGATATCCAGATGCCCATGGAAGAAACCTTTTTCTCGCCGGCCTTTGGCATGGTGAAGGATCGCTTCGGTGTATCCTGGAGCGTCCTCGTGGAACAACCACAGGGCTGACAGGAGCAAGGAAGCCCGATAATGAAATACCTCTGCCTCGCCTACGAGGAAGAACGCAAGCTAACCGAGCTGACAGACGCGCAGTGGCGCGAACTGCGCCAGGAAACCCTGGATTACGTCGCCGATCTGCAGCAGCGGGGTAAACTGGTACTCACCAATGCGTTGCAGAGTGCCCGCTCGGCCCACACGGTGAAAATTCGCGAGGATCAGCGCGCCGTCACCGACGGCCCCTTCGCCGAGACCAAGGAACAGATCGGCGGTTTCTTCCTGATCGAGGCAGAGTCTGAAGACGAAGCCCTCGACATCGCCGCGGGCTGGCCGTCGGCACGGATCGGTACCATTGAAGTGAGACCCATTGAAGAAGCGCTGCGGCTCAAAGGCCGCTACTGAGTCCGTGGAGTATTGCCATGACTGTGGATGAATTAGCACCACCTTCTACCAAGGGCGCCGCATGCCAACGACCAACCGGCTGCACCAACCTGCCCTTGCCAAAGGCAGAGGACATGTTGCGCCAATAGTCACACAGGAACCTGGGGACGAGCGCGGCAAACCGCACGACTTAGACTCTGCAGAGTGCGAGGCATTGCTTTGAATTTTAATGTTGCGTGCTTGAGCGTGTATCCCCGATAGACTGGCTACGGCCGTCTCTGACCAGCGTGTCGATATTGCTGCCGGTCAGCGCCTGCAGAAACTGGACAAGGTCCTTCCGCTGATCCGCATCGAGGTTCAGGGGGCGAATGCGCGGGTCCAGCCCGGGATGCTGCACGCCGCCACGGTTGTAGTAATCCACCACGGACTCGAGGTCGGGCAAGCTGCCGTCGTGCATATAGGGTGCCGTGATGGCCACGTTGCGCAGACTGGCCGCGCGGTACAGCCAGCGATCCGCGCTGTTCCCGGTAGCCTCGTACCGACCCAGGTCATTCACGTTTGGCAGCTCGAATGATACGGTTGGCACCACTTCCACGCCCGGTGCCAGACGCAGGCGGTCGATGGTCCGGCCCGCCCCATACTGCGCGCGTAGCCGATGCCTGTATCATAGTAGGCATCGTCGGTGAAATGCGCATGGTCCTTTGCCACGGTGTGGCAGCCGATACAGCCTTTGTTCCGAAACAAGTCCCAGCCCCGCCGGGCCGCGGCGCTCATGGCGCCCTCCTCGCCCCTAAAATACCAGCGGTCGAAGGGGGAATTGGCGGCCAGCAGGCCTCGCTGATAACTGGCCAGGGCCATGCCCACGGTTTCCACGGTCAGCCCCTGTGGAAAGGCCGTCTCGAACAGGCCCTGATAGTCCCCGGCGTTGCGGATGGTGTCCAGCACGAAACCAATGGAGGGGTTGGCCATCTCGTTGGCCTGGAGCAGCGGCTGCCAGACCTGGTTTTCCAGGGTGGATTCCCGCCCGTCATGGAACAGCGCGCGCCGGTAGGCCACGTTGAGCAAGGTGGGAGCATTGCGCCTCACGAACCGGCCCTGGAACCCTACGGGAGTACGCACTTCCCGCTGGCTGAAGCCCTGTTCAGGCACGTGACACATAGCGCAGGACAGCGTACCGTTGAAGGACAGACGCCGGTCGTAAAACAGTTTGCGTCCCAGCTTGACCCTGGTCTCGGTCATGGGATTGCGGGCGGGAACCGGTACCGCCGGAAGGCCCAGCGGCGGTGACTCGACCAGCGCGACAAGGTCCGCGGGTTCACCCTCGATGGCGGCCAACACCCGGGAGGCGGACGCACCTGCGCAGGCCCTGGCTGTCACTATGAGAGCCATTCCCAGCAGCAACACCAGCAGTGAAAGGCGGCTTGCGGACACGGCGGTTTGGTCTATCCTTGATGCATTGCAACAACCATCATAATAGGGAGAGAACCGGCATGCGAACCCTACTTGCCCTTGTTTTGTTGTATACCACTTACGCATTCGCCGACGAGACCTGCATGTCGCCCTACATGGCGAAAATAGAGGGTCAGGAGGATTTTGTTTACGTCTGGACACTCGGCATTGAAGGCGTCGGCGACGAGCAGGACAAGCTGGTCACCGTCGACGTCAATCCGGAATCCGAGGATTACGGCAAGGTGGTCGCCACGCTGTCGGTTGGCGGCCGCAACGAGGCCCATCACACGGGCCTCACCGACGATC
It contains:
- a CDS encoding putative selenate ABC transporter substrate-binding protein, with protein sequence MRYLTALLALLVSIGGFAADTQRPQFTFTAIPDQNEAELMRRFEQVAHYLSGQLGVNARYIPVKSYPAAITAFRNNQVQLAWFGGLSGVQARRMVPGSEAIAQGYEDQFFKTYFIAHKSAGITPGDELPQAIAGKTFTFGSKGSTSGRLMPEFHIRKVFGKAPAQVFSRVGFSGDHSRTIALVQSGAFEIGALNYAVWDKAVVQGDVDTNQVSVIWTTPEYADYQWTVRGDIDEHFGAGFKEQLGRALLAIDDKRILESFSRSGFVPADNDVYQAIKQTAQDIGLLDDF
- a CDS encoding ATP-binding cassette domain-containing protein, with the protein product MSLLLELKDCRLNYPSNVKGEDDKLALAIDHLSIRAGDRIALLGKSGAGKSTLLRHIRSQLSDRASWCPQDASLVPQLKVFHNICSGALDRHSGFVNLKNLLLPSSRFKAEVAALAEPLGISAWLWTKADELSGGQQQRVAIARALYQQKPILLADEPVSALDKLQGQRILELLASRHGTSVIAMHNAELVLAVCNRVIGLKDQRILLDCRVDQLGAEAIRQLYQ
- a CDS encoding PhnE/PtxC family ABC transporter permease; the protein is MLFFKRFRQQRRSLRRLTFHFVAIALFCLIFADIDISTRSPGHELWLMAQGLVTPRIDDSRQWLDAVIYTLTFSLQGVILAAGLGFILAVFYHLAWVRVLAASLRSVHEVFWALIFIQVLGISTLAGVLAIMLPFGGTMAKVYGEQLEEVDPSPANAASPGGSTSLSHFFYTRLPLAFHAMRNYTAYRMECAIRSSVVLGFIGLPTLGFHLETALRAGDYSSASAQLLTLLALVYSLRFWFRAKWLWILVPVAFVARPPYGQWNTANLGQFLRDCVPAPLRQDWPAEKTLSWLLGLGEQIASGVWNTVVLAQIVLVLTGIFALLGSTLNSPHFAAGMSRRVGDGVLLILRSLPDYLLNFIGLIVLGPSMLPAIIAMTLHNGAIIGHLLGAHSSAIEPAVVPSGPLSRFVYYYVPTLYQRFLAYCFYRWEIIIRETAMLGILGIPTLGFYIDSAFEFLRFDVAMILIAVSAGMTLSADCFSRKLRQQFLRYGQDQKEL
- a CDS encoding Lon protease family protein — protein: MDSTHTKSIDPLAIEALYRPCNLDDLGFDTTDELEPLADHLGQDRAVEALRFGMGIRHDGYNMFLLGSAGVGKHELLAEILDQGREPLSSLLDWCYVNNFDQPHRPIMLALPAGTGRAFREDMLHTVEDLLISIPAAFQSEEYQSQVQDLAERYTQREQEAFNELSEKAKDKGVALIQTPNGYTLAPTRDDKILSPADFETLPDAEKQRQMEIVESLKEELKAIVRQLPQWVKEGREKMRDLNREYSKLVIDQLFQDLKLKYESLPEVLNYLEAVKTNVIENVDAFRQTEGEGDLPAEMAHTKAREFRHYSVNVLVDNSEQKYAPVVHEDNPSFINLVGRIEHLSQYGTLITDFNLIQPGALHQANGGYLVLDAAKVLTNPFAWDALKRILKAREIRIQSLEQMFSFASTIQLEPEPIPLNTKVILTGDRHIYYLLQQFDPEFGQLFKVAADMSEDTAIEEKSVRLFARLVKTLQTRHQLLPLERGAVARVIEQCSRNIEDAEKLSLHIGSLSDLLRESDYLARQNNAETITRADVGKAVEAGIFRVDQLRERSHEHILREIQLVDTEGAKIAQVNGLSVYQLGNYAFGKPTRITATTRLGSGGVIDIEREAKLGGRIHSKGVMIISSFLASRYSADRPHSLAATLAFEQSYGGVEGDSASVAELAALISSLSRIPVYQHFAATGSVNQLGQVQAIGGVNEKVEGFFDICSARGLNGKQGVIIPSANRKHLMLREDVVAAARERQFAIYAVEYIDEALEILLGTPAGEKDTEGNYPKGSINGKVMACLDDWTAKRKNFSSSEHDDQPGRGDDE
- the ppsA gene encoding phosphoenolpyruvate synthase encodes the protein MTADSRQVISFEEVNRSATAQVGGKNASLGEMVCHLEGQGVAVPPGFATTSHAYWQFVELNELKQPIMDALKDMQEGKATLAATGTLLRRLFLKGTWPEDTAQAIRDAYAQLCVRIGRDDADVAVRSSATAEDLPEASFAGQQESFLNIRGADALLDACRQCYASLFTDRAISYRETKHFDHLQVALSVGVQVMVRSDTGSAGVIFTIDPETGFDKVAVIDAAWGLGETVVQGTVEPDEYQVFKPLLTKDQLEPIIGKRRGAKELKMVYAEDGVKSTRTVPTSRAEREAFVLADAEILQLGRWACIIEKHYGCPMDIEWAKDGETSELFIVQARPETVQSRKVAGKFLSYRLKNKGKKLVAGLSIGDAAVTGKVCVLDSAQDIDRFVDGAVLVTENTDPDWVPIMKRAAAIVTDHGGRTSHAAIISRELGLPAVVGSGNASKVLKDNQEVTVSCAEGDKGFVYEGYAEVLTDAIDPSDLPVTRTRIMLNLADPASALHWWRLPADGVGLARMEFVVGNHIRVHPMALVNYEQLEDSGVKRQIDELTKGYTEKADYFVDQLALGLARIAAALYPDPVIVRMSDFKTNEYANLIGGAGFEPHEENPMLGFRGASRYYSPRYREGFALECRAIKRLREAMGFTNVVMMIPFCRSISEADKVLEVMTANGLQRGKNGLEVYVMCEIPSNVILAADFAKRFDGFSIGSNDLTQLTLGVDRDSDELAHLFSEEDKAVKWMISHVIKAAHEAGTKVGLCGQAPSDHPEFATFLVESGIDSISVTPDSFIRVKQKVAEAEKNA
- a CDS encoding DUF6746 family protein, whose amino-acid sequence is MLMRKLALVMTAIVLVPVFSGAALSSERPDHFKGKPSETLAAALLNFRDHNKELGDILDKNDLSPRRMVEIHELTYTLENALNKIRSELDGLAAMLEEVHLASEQTDTHTVQSTGSAYLKMADEIIRAPRAPSQASNGEGQ
- a CDS encoding VOC family protein, giving the protein MQVQTYLYFNGCCEEALAFYRQHLEAEVLMSMRFSESPVPMEGSGEGCTGNTMPPGYENKIMHCCFRIGKTEILASDGMCTGTPDFQGFSLALTVADKEEAQHKFGLLADGGDIQMPMEETFFSPAFGMVKDRFGVSWSVLVEQPQG